A part of Longimicrobium sp. genomic DNA contains:
- a CDS encoding response regulator, whose amino-acid sequence MSRILVVEDTLEIAEGLQRTLEYDGYEVSLATKAAHALALATSDKPELIVLDLGLPDRDGYHVLQQLRERGVQTPVLILSARREEEDKLQGFRLGADDYVTKPFSILELMARISALLRRARPAAPAADGAAEPPRPAALTDEALRERFNLTARQIEVARLLGEGFTNAEIAAKLEMSYYTARNHTEQVLAKLGVSSRAAVGALLYGQG is encoded by the coding sequence ATGAGCCGCATCCTCGTCGTCGAAGACACGCTTGAGATCGCCGAAGGACTTCAGCGCACCCTGGAGTACGATGGCTACGAAGTGTCGCTGGCCACCAAGGCGGCGCACGCGCTGGCCCTCGCCACCAGCGACAAGCCCGAGCTGATCGTGCTGGACCTGGGCCTCCCGGACCGCGACGGCTACCACGTCCTGCAGCAGCTTCGCGAGCGCGGCGTGCAGACGCCGGTCCTCATCCTCTCCGCGCGCCGCGAGGAAGAGGACAAGCTGCAGGGCTTCCGCCTGGGCGCGGACGACTACGTCACCAAGCCGTTCAGCATCCTGGAGCTGATGGCGCGCATCTCGGCCCTCCTGCGCCGCGCCCGCCCCGCCGCCCCCGCCGCGGACGGCGCTGCCGAGCCCCCCCGCCCCGCCGCCTTGACCGACGAGGCCCTGCGCGAGCGCTTCAACCTCACCGCCCGCCAGATCGAAGTCGCGCGCCTCCTGGGCGAGGGCTTCACCAACGCCGAGATCGCCGCCAAACTGGAGATGAGCTACTACACCGCCCGCAACCACACGGAGCAGGTGCTGGCCAAGCTCGGCGTGTCGTCGCGGGCGGCGGTGGGGGCGCTGTTGTACGGGCAGGGGTAG